The following coding sequences are from one Salvia hispanica cultivar TCC Black 2014 chromosome 3, UniMelb_Shisp_WGS_1.0, whole genome shotgun sequence window:
- the LOC125210584 gene encoding peptidyl-prolyl cis-trans isomerase Pin1: MSSSEKVKASHILIKHQGSRRKSSWKDPDGILISATTRDQAASQLQDLRRDILAGDASFKELATKHSHCSSAKRGGDLGSFGRGQMQKPFEEATFGLKVGEISEIVDTDSGVHIIMRTA; the protein is encoded by the exons ATGTCCTCTTCGGAGAAGGTCAAGGCTTCGCACATTCTCATCAAGCACCAGGGCTCCCGCCGCAAGTCCTCCTGGAAGGATCCCGACGGCATCCTCATCTCCGCCACCACCCGCGACCAAGCCGCTTCCCAGCTCCAGGACCTCCGCCGCGACATCCTCGCCGGCGACGCCTCCTTCAAGGAACTCGCCACCAAGCACTCTCACTGCAGCTCCGCCAAGCGCGGCGGAGATCTCG GTTCATTTGGAAGGGGTCAAATGCAAAAGCCTTTCGAAGAAGCAACATTTGGTCTTAAGGTGGGAGAGATAAGTGAGATCGTGGACACTGATAGTGGAGTTCATATCATCATGAGAACAGCCTAA